One Brassica napus cultivar Da-Ae chromosome C4, Da-Ae, whole genome shotgun sequence genomic region harbors:
- the LOC106446960 gene encoding tropinone reductase homolog At2g30670-like, whose protein sequence is MYVMKHQWSFLLIAKQKMDKRWSLEGMTALVTGGASGIGHAIVEELASFGARIHVCDISETLLNQSLSEWEKKGFQVSGSTCDVSSRPEREILMQIISGIFDGKLNILVNNVGVVHTKPTTEYEADDFSFHISTNLESAYHLSQLSHPLLKASGIGSIVMISSVGGVVSMCCGSIYSLAKGALNQLAKNLACEWARDGIRTNSVAPNFVNKTTMAKPFFKDTGYEKS, encoded by the exons ATGTATGTTATGAAGCATCAATGGTCATTCCTACTCATAGCCAAACAAAAGATGGATAAAAGATGGAGTCTTGAAGGTATGACTGCTCTTGTAACCGGTGGAGCCAGCGGAATCGG GCATGCCATAGTAGAGGAGCTAGCCAGTTTTGGAGCTAGAATCCATGTGTGCGACATATCTGAAACACTGCTCAATCAGAGTTTAAGCGAATGGGAAAAGAAAGGGTTTCAAGTGAGTGGCTCAACATGTGATGTATCCTCTCGTCCCGAGAGAGAAATACTTATGCAAATCATCTCAGGGATATTTGATGGCAAGCTGAATATACTT GTGAACAACGTTGGCGTGGTTCACACTAAGCCAACAACTGAATATGAGGCAGATGATTTCTCGTTCCATATATCAACAAACTTAGAATCTGCTTATCATCTTAGCCAGCTTTCACATCCTCTCCTGAAGGCTTCTGGAATTGGAAGCATTGTCATGATTTCCTCTGTTGGAGGGGTTGTATCAATGTGCTGTGGATCTATCTATAGTCTAGCGAAAG GAGCTTTGAATCAACTAGCAAAAAATTTGGCGTGTGAATGGGCAAGAGATGGCATAAGAACCAACTCTGTTGCTCCTAATTTTGTCAACAAAACTACTATGGCTAAACCT TTTTTCAAAGACACCGGTTACGAGAAGAGTTAG
- the LOC106446950 gene encoding 3-hydroxyisobutyryl-CoA hydrolase 1 isoform X1: protein MALESHSQILVEEKPSVRILTLNRPKQLNALSLNMVTRLLQLFLAYEVDPTVKLVILKGQGRAFCAGGDVSAVVRDIGLGKWRRSADFMSLEYTLNYVMATYCKAQISILNGIVMGGGAGVCVHGRFRIATENTVFAMPETALGLFPDVGASYLLSRLSGFFGEYVGLTGARLNGAEMLACGLATHFVPSTRLTALQADLCKVGSSDPVTFASTILDAYTQHPHPERQSAFYRLDVIDKCFSRRTIEEIMSALEREATHKPDDWISATVEALKKASPASLKITLRSVRSQDASQACNDVKDKLTLIVLYKFQIREGRLQGVGQCLIRENRMVSHVMKGEISKDFVEGCRAILIDKDRNPKWEPRRLEDMKDIMVDKYFKRVEEEDGWEDLKLPPRKHLPASAIAKL from the exons atggCCTTAGAATCTCACTCTCAGATTTTAGTGGAAGAGAAACCTAGTGTTAGAATCTTGACACTAAACAGACCAAAGCAGCTGAATGCTCTGTCTTTGAACATG GTCACTCGGTTGCTGCAACTGTTTCTTGCATATGAGGTGGACCCTACTGTCAAACTTGTCATCCTAAAG GGTCAGGGAAGAGCTTTTTGTGCCGGTGGTGATGTTTCAGCTGTTGTTCGTGACATCGGACTAGGCAAATGGAGACGCAGTGCTGATTTCATGTCACTTGAATATACTCTCAACTACGTTATGGCCACTTATTGTAAAGCTCAG atttcaattttaaatggTATTGTCATGGGAGGTGGAGCTGGTGTCTGCGTCCACGGTCGATTTCGTATTGCAACAGAGAACACG GTTTTTGCCATGCCTGAGACAGCTCTAGGGCTATTTCCAGATGTAGGCGCCTCCTACTTATTGTCAAGGCTCTCTGGATTTTTTG GAGAGTATGTTGGCCTCACAGGAGCTAGGTTAAATGGTGCCGAAATGCTTGCTTGTGGTCTTGCAACTCATTTTGTGCCTTCAACG AGGTTAACTGCTTTACAAGCAGATCTTTGCAAAGTTGGCTCAAGTGATCCAGTTACCTTTGCCTCAACAATTCTCGATGCTTACACTCAACATCCACATCCGGAACGTCAGAGTGCTTTCTATAG GTTAGATGTTATTGATAAGTGCTTCTCCAGAAGAACAATCGAAGAAATTATGTCTGCACTT GAGAGAGAGGCCACTCACAAACCAGATGATTGGATCTCAGCTACCGTTGAAGCATTGAAGAAAGCTTCACCAGCAAGCCTTAAAATCACTCTTAGATCGGTTCGTTCCCAAGATGCATCACAAGCATGTAATGATGTGAAAGATAAGTTGACTTTGATTGTGTTGTATAAATTTCAGATAAGAGAAGGACGACTGCAAGGTGTGGGGCAGTGTCTTATCCGTGAGAATAGAATGGTGTCTCATGTGATGAAGGGAGAAATAAGCAAAGATTTTGTGGAG GGGTGTAGAGCAATATTGATAGACAAAGATAGGAATCCAAAG TGGGAGCCAAGGAGACTGGAGGATATGAAGGATATCATGGTAGATAAGTACTTCAAGAGAGTGGAAGAAGAGGATGGATGGGAGGATCTAAAGCTTCCTCCTAGGAAACACTTGCCTGCTTCAGCGATCGCAAAGCTGTAA
- the LOC106446950 gene encoding 3-hydroxyisobutyryl-CoA hydrolase 1 isoform X3 has protein sequence MALESHSQILVEEKPSVRILTLNRPKQLNALSLNMVTRLLQLFLAYEVDPTVKLVILKGQGRAFCAGGDVSAVVRDIGLGKWRRSADFMSLEYTLNYVMATYCKAQISILNGIVMGGGAGVCVHGRFRIATENTVFAMPETALGLFPDVGASYLLSRLSGFFGEYVGLTGARLNGAEMLACGLATHFVPSTRLTALQADLCKVGSSDPVTFASTILDAYTQHPHPERQSAFYRLDVIDKCFSRRTIEEIMSALEREATHKPDDWISATVEALKKASPASLKITLRSIREGRLQGVGQCLIRENRMVSHVMKGEISKDFVEWEPRRLEDMKDIMVDKYFKRVEEEDGWEDLKLPPRKHLPASAIAKL, from the exons atggCCTTAGAATCTCACTCTCAGATTTTAGTGGAAGAGAAACCTAGTGTTAGAATCTTGACACTAAACAGACCAAAGCAGCTGAATGCTCTGTCTTTGAACATG GTCACTCGGTTGCTGCAACTGTTTCTTGCATATGAGGTGGACCCTACTGTCAAACTTGTCATCCTAAAG GGTCAGGGAAGAGCTTTTTGTGCCGGTGGTGATGTTTCAGCTGTTGTTCGTGACATCGGACTAGGCAAATGGAGACGCAGTGCTGATTTCATGTCACTTGAATATACTCTCAACTACGTTATGGCCACTTATTGTAAAGCTCAG atttcaattttaaatggTATTGTCATGGGAGGTGGAGCTGGTGTCTGCGTCCACGGTCGATTTCGTATTGCAACAGAGAACACG GTTTTTGCCATGCCTGAGACAGCTCTAGGGCTATTTCCAGATGTAGGCGCCTCCTACTTATTGTCAAGGCTCTCTGGATTTTTTG GAGAGTATGTTGGCCTCACAGGAGCTAGGTTAAATGGTGCCGAAATGCTTGCTTGTGGTCTTGCAACTCATTTTGTGCCTTCAACG AGGTTAACTGCTTTACAAGCAGATCTTTGCAAAGTTGGCTCAAGTGATCCAGTTACCTTTGCCTCAACAATTCTCGATGCTTACACTCAACATCCACATCCGGAACGTCAGAGTGCTTTCTATAG GTTAGATGTTATTGATAAGTGCTTCTCCAGAAGAACAATCGAAGAAATTATGTCTGCACTT GAGAGAGAGGCCACTCACAAACCAGATGATTGGATCTCAGCTACCGTTGAAGCATTGAAGAAAGCTTCACCAGCAAGCCTTAAAATCACTCTTAGATCG ATAAGAGAAGGACGACTGCAAGGTGTGGGGCAGTGTCTTATCCGTGAGAATAGAATGGTGTCTCATGTGATGAAGGGAGAAATAAGCAAAGATTTTGTGGAG TGGGAGCCAAGGAGACTGGAGGATATGAAGGATATCATGGTAGATAAGTACTTCAAGAGAGTGGAAGAAGAGGATGGATGGGAGGATCTAAAGCTTCCTCCTAGGAAACACTTGCCTGCTTCAGCGATCGCAAAGCTGTAA
- the LOC106446950 gene encoding 3-hydroxyisobutyryl-CoA hydrolase 1 isoform X2 — translation MALESHSQILVEEKPSVRILTLNRPKQLNALSLNMVTRLLQLFLAYEVDPTVKLVILKGQGRAFCAGGDVSAVVRDIGLGKWRRSADFMSLEYTLNYVMATYCKAQISILNGIVMGGGAGVCVHGRFRIATENTVFAMPETALGLFPDVGASYLLSRLSGFFGEYVGLTGARLNGAEMLACGLATHFVPSTRLTALQADLCKVGSSDPVTFASTILDAYTQHPHPERQSAFYRLDVIDKCFSRRTIEEIMSALEREATHKPDDWISATVEALKKASPASLKITLRSIREGRLQGVGQCLIRENRMVSHVMKGEISKDFVEGCRAILIDKDRNPKWEPRRLEDMKDIMVDKYFKRVEEEDGWEDLKLPPRKHLPASAIAKL, via the exons atggCCTTAGAATCTCACTCTCAGATTTTAGTGGAAGAGAAACCTAGTGTTAGAATCTTGACACTAAACAGACCAAAGCAGCTGAATGCTCTGTCTTTGAACATG GTCACTCGGTTGCTGCAACTGTTTCTTGCATATGAGGTGGACCCTACTGTCAAACTTGTCATCCTAAAG GGTCAGGGAAGAGCTTTTTGTGCCGGTGGTGATGTTTCAGCTGTTGTTCGTGACATCGGACTAGGCAAATGGAGACGCAGTGCTGATTTCATGTCACTTGAATATACTCTCAACTACGTTATGGCCACTTATTGTAAAGCTCAG atttcaattttaaatggTATTGTCATGGGAGGTGGAGCTGGTGTCTGCGTCCACGGTCGATTTCGTATTGCAACAGAGAACACG GTTTTTGCCATGCCTGAGACAGCTCTAGGGCTATTTCCAGATGTAGGCGCCTCCTACTTATTGTCAAGGCTCTCTGGATTTTTTG GAGAGTATGTTGGCCTCACAGGAGCTAGGTTAAATGGTGCCGAAATGCTTGCTTGTGGTCTTGCAACTCATTTTGTGCCTTCAACG AGGTTAACTGCTTTACAAGCAGATCTTTGCAAAGTTGGCTCAAGTGATCCAGTTACCTTTGCCTCAACAATTCTCGATGCTTACACTCAACATCCACATCCGGAACGTCAGAGTGCTTTCTATAG GTTAGATGTTATTGATAAGTGCTTCTCCAGAAGAACAATCGAAGAAATTATGTCTGCACTT GAGAGAGAGGCCACTCACAAACCAGATGATTGGATCTCAGCTACCGTTGAAGCATTGAAGAAAGCTTCACCAGCAAGCCTTAAAATCACTCTTAGATCG ATAAGAGAAGGACGACTGCAAGGTGTGGGGCAGTGTCTTATCCGTGAGAATAGAATGGTGTCTCATGTGATGAAGGGAGAAATAAGCAAAGATTTTGTGGAG GGGTGTAGAGCAATATTGATAGACAAAGATAGGAATCCAAAG TGGGAGCCAAGGAGACTGGAGGATATGAAGGATATCATGGTAGATAAGTACTTCAAGAGAGTGGAAGAAGAGGATGGATGGGAGGATCTAAAGCTTCCTCCTAGGAAACACTTGCCTGCTTCAGCGATCGCAAAGCTGTAA